The Dendropsophus ebraccatus isolate aDenEbr1 chromosome 3, aDenEbr1.pat, whole genome shotgun sequence genome includes a region encoding these proteins:
- the CTXN3 gene encoding cortexin-3 yields the protein MKKKKPLWNWLFPFWWTMDGETLPSTMLPTLNASSGPSMTLEQKTTFAFVILLFIILGVLIVRCFRILLDPYRSMPTSTWADGVEGLEKGQFDYALA from the coding sequence ATGAAGAAGAAAAAGCCCTTGTGGAATTGGCTGTTTCCATTTTGGTGGACAATGGATGGAGAGACTTTACCCTCTACCATGTTACCCACACTGAACGCCTCCTCCGGCCCCTCCATGACGCTGGAGCAGAAGACCACCTTTGCTTTTGTTATTCTGTTATTCATCATTCTGGGCGTGCTCATCGTCAGGTGTTTTAGGATTCTTCTGGATCCTTACCGAAGTATGCCAACATCTACCTGGGCAGATGGAGTGGAAGGACTTGAAAAAGGACAATTTGACTATGCTCTTGCATAG